The stretch of DNA ACGGATCGGGTGGTCTCCTGGCCTACACTTTTGGCTGTCTGCTCGATGTGTTTGCCGGCAGTTTTATGGGGATGTATGGTCTGACCTTTCTGATCCTGTTTTTCACGGTTCGCGGCACGGTCAGTTTTTTCAATTCGGAGAATCCGCTGCTGCTGCTGTTCCTGGTGTTCTGCGGGACCCTGGTTGAAGCGGCGTTGCTGATTCTGTTCGGTTTCATGGCCCAGGCCGGTGACCTCTGGCTGATTGTGATCCGCTGGATCGTTCCACAGGTCGTGGTTAATCTTCTGGTCGGTGGGTTGTTGCTGTTTCTGGCAACCCGTATGCAGCGGCGTTTTCCCCGTTTCCAAATCCCCGGTCTGAGCCGGCTCAATGAAGGTTATGATCGATGAGTACGATGAAGGTCAGAACGCGCTGGGTCGATCTGCCCAGGCTGAAAAACCGGTTTATTGCCATAACCGTGGCCGCCATCGTCATTTTCGGAATCCTGTTGCTTCGTCTCTGGTATCTGCAGATCATCAGTGTTGACCAGTACCGGCTACTCTCGGAAAAAAACCGGATCCGCTATCTTCCGGTGGCGGCAGAGCGGGGCCCGGTTTACGATGCTTCCGGAGAGTTGCTGCTCGACAACCGGCCCGGTTTTACGGTTGCTGCTCTGCGTCAGGAAGTTGATGACAGCGGCGAGATGTTGAATCGTCTGGCGGACTATCTCGATGTTGATCGTGAACAGTTGTTGGAGCGCTGGCAGGCTGGCAAGCGGTTTCCTAGGTATCGGCCGGTGCCGCTGGCGGTTGATGCCGGACGCGACACGATCGAACGGATCCAGGAAAACTCGATCAACCTCCCCGGCATCCTCACCCTGGTAACGCCGATTCGCTCCTATCCCTACAATGAGCTCGCTTCACACATCTTCGGTT from Desulfuromonas sp. encodes:
- the mreD gene encoding rod shape-determining protein MreD; the protein is MRIAIYFLLGLLFMLFQTVFFPRLFPIYIKPDLLLILVVYLGVNERYGSGGLLAYTFGCLLDVFAGSFMGMYGLTFLILFFTVRGTVSFFNSENPLLLLFLVFCGTLVEAALLILFGFMAQAGDLWLIVIRWIVPQVVVNLLVGGLLLFLATRMQRRFPRFQIPGLSRLNEGYDR